One Vigna unguiculata cultivar IT97K-499-35 chromosome 11, ASM411807v1, whole genome shotgun sequence DNA window includes the following coding sequences:
- the LOC114168964 gene encoding uncharacterized protein LOC114168964, whose amino-acid sequence MGKKIKWSWSSAIIGAASAVAATAIISAKPKDPTFHLISINLTSFKLNLPLLDAELLLTVHVTNPNIAPIHYSSTSMSIFYEGSLLGSAQVQAGSQPPRSCQLLRLPARLHALQLAHHAKRFLQDVARREMVLDATVDISGIAKVVWWDHNFKVHVDSHVTVDPVFLDVIDQENTSELEVFTTAAA is encoded by the coding sequence ATGggcaaaaagataaaatggagCTGGAGTTCTGCGATAATCGGAGCAGCGTCCGCGGTTGCAGCCACCGCCATAATCTCCGCCAAACCGAAGGACCCAACGTTCCACCTCATATCCATAAACTTGACATCCTTCAAACTAAACCTACCTCTCCTCGACGCAGAGCTTCTCCTCACCGTCCACGTCACTAACCCCAACATTGCTCCCATCCATTACTCCTCCACCTCCATGTCCATCTTCTACGAGGGTTCTCTCCTCGGCTCGGCTCAGGTTCAAGCCGGCTCTCAGCCGCCACGCTCCTGCCAGCTCCTCCGCCTTCCCGCCCGTCTCCACGCGCTCCAGCTCGCGCACCACGCCAAGCGCTTCCTCCAAGACGTCGCGCGCCGCGAGATGGTGCTCGACGCTACCGTCGACATCTCCGGCATCGCCAAGGTCGTGTGGTGGGACCATAACTTCAAGGTCCACGTCGACAGCCACGTCACCGTTGATCCCGTCTTTCTCGACGTCATTGATCAGGAGAACACCTCCGAACTTGAAGTCTTCACCACCGCTGCAGCTTAG